A single genomic interval of Gemmatimonadales bacterium harbors:
- a CDS encoding DedA family protein, protein MTLHTLVDFVLHLDRHLGAMVHDYGPWAYGILFLIIFCETGLVITPFLPGDSLLFAAGSLAAIGSLSLPVLVAVLFAAAVIGDNTNYFIGRQIGSRAFTHDYRWLSRRHLERTHQFFERYGPRAVILARFVPIVRTFTPFVTGVGKMKYSRFLGYDLAGGLAWVGLFSCAGYWFGNLPKVRENFSLVILGIIVVSVLPIVIELARSYRSARSTGGSEENG, encoded by the coding sequence ATGACGCTGCACACCCTCGTCGACTTCGTTCTCCATCTCGACCGCCACCTCGGCGCCATGGTCCACGACTACGGGCCGTGGGCGTACGGCATCCTCTTCCTGATCATCTTCTGCGAGACCGGGCTCGTCATTACACCGTTTCTTCCGGGCGACTCGCTCCTCTTTGCCGCTGGCTCGCTTGCCGCGATCGGCTCCCTCTCATTGCCGGTCCTCGTGGCCGTCCTTTTTGCCGCCGCTGTGATCGGGGACAACACCAATTACTTCATTGGCCGGCAGATCGGGTCGCGGGCGTTCACCCATGACTACCGCTGGCTGAGTCGCCGGCACCTCGAGCGAACCCACCAGTTTTTCGAACGGTATGGGCCACGGGCGGTGATCCTGGCTCGATTCGTCCCGATCGTCCGGACCTTCACGCCGTTCGTTACCGGGGTAGGGAAGATGAAATATTCACGGTTTCTGGGGTACGATCTGGCCGGCGGGCTGGCGTGGGTTGGTCTCTTCTCGTGCGCCGGTTACTGGTTCGGAAACCTCCCCAAGGTTCGCGAGAATTTCTCCCTTGTGATCCTCGGGATCATTGTGGTTTCGGTCCTGCCGATTGTGATCGAATTGGCCAGATCGTATCGATCCGCGCGTTCGACTGGCGGATCAGAAGAAAATGGTTGA